The following is a genomic window from Chryseobacterium sp. StRB126.
GTAGGTTCGGATACCAATGCTGATCAATTAAGAAACAGATATATTCCTCAGGCCTCTTTAGAAAATAATCCTGTATACTCTTACAATACATCTTTAAGGAATGCCGACCTGCTTCCACAGAAACTGAAAAATTTTGAAATAGGAACCAATATGCAGTTTTTTAAAAACAGGGTAGGCTTAGATCTCTCATGGTTCCGGAATGTTGCGTTTAATCAGATATTGCCTCTTCCCATTTCGCTGGCAACAGGCTCTCTGTCTAAAATTCAGAATACAGGTGAACTCACCACAAAAGGGGTTGAACTTACTTTAAATATAACTCCATTGAAATCTGATCATTTTACCTGGGACATGGCTATCAACTGGTCTAATCCCAAAACCAAAATCACTGCACTAAGGGAAGGTATAGAAAATATTACTCTGGGTACATTACAGGGCGGGATTACCATTAATGCTCCTCTTAATGAGGAATATGGAAGCATCTGGGGATCGGATTTTGTATACGATCCCAATGGAAATAAAATTATAGGGGCTAATGGGGCTTATCTGCATACGGATGACAGCAATCATAATCTGGGAAGCTTTCAGTCTGATTTTGTGACAGGATTAAATAATTCTTTTACTTATAAAAATTTCAATCTAAGCTTTCAGATCGATTGGAAAAAAGGAGGTAAAATATTTTCCCTGGATCAGTATTATGGATATGGAACAGGGCTTTATCCGGATTCTGTAGGTTTTAATGACCTTGGAAATCCTATCAGAAATACGCTGGAAAACGGAGGTGGTGTTATTTTACCGGGTGTAATGCAGGATCCTAATAATCCGGGACATTATGTTCCAAATACAATTCGTCTAGACCGTTCCATGTCTAGCCAGACTCTGGAAACCGATCCTCCTGTAGCTGCATTTGTTTACGATGCAAGTTTTATAAAACTTCGTCAGGTATCTGTTTCTTATACCTTCAACAATCAATTTTTAAAAAAAGCAGGAATTCAGAACCTTACCCTTGGTCTGATAGGAAGTAACCTATGGATTATTCACAAAAACCTTCCCTATGCAGATCCGGAATCAGGCCTGTCATCAGGAAGTATCCAGGGATACCAATCCGGAGTAATGCCTGCTACAAAAAACTTCGCCTTCAATCTGAAAGTTAATTTTTAAAAACTATTACAATGAAAAATATTATCATAAGCTCTGTTTTAGCACTGGTCCTAACGAACTGTACCTCAGATAATGTGAATAATGATCCCCATGTAGCCTACAGTATGGTTCCTGAGCCTCTTCTTACCTATGCAGAAAAAGAACTGAGCGATTATATGACCACTCCAAGCGTCAACGAGAACAATTTCCGTCTTACTATGCAATACTGGCAGGAAGTAACTTACGTAAGTGAAAGCAATTATAATTTTACGGCAAGAAATGTCTCCAATAATGTATGGACAGATAATTATGTGAATGTTCTTAACAATCTGAATAAGGCTAAAGAACTTATAGAACAATTTCAGCCGACAGCCTCAGAAGTAAATGCCTGGCCTGCAAAAAAACAGAATCAATTGGCTATTATTGATATGCTCTCAGTATATACATTTCAAACCATGGTTGATACTTTCGGTGACGTTCCTTACAGCCAGGCTCTTAATTATGAGAAGTTTCCTCTTCCCATCTACGACGATGATACACAGATTTATGAAAAATTAATTATCCGCCTAAAAGCAGATATCAATAATCTGGAGGAAGGAGAAGGAAGTTTCGGCTCAGGAGATATCTTTTATCAAGGTGATATAGGAAAATGGAAAAAGTTTGGAAATTCTCTGCTTCTAAAATTAGGAATTGCTCTTTCAGACGTTAATCCTTCATTGGCTCAATCTACTATTAATACAGCCATTATCGGAGGAGTCATTATCAATGAAACAGATAATGCTCATTTCAGATACCAGGCAGAAACCCCTAACTTTAATCCATTGTTTGAAAACCTTGCCAATAGTGGACGGAATGATTTTTTTGGAGGAAAACCTTTTATAGATTTTCTGAATATCACTTCCGATCCCAGAAGAGCTCAATACTTTCATGATGTACAGGGGCAATATATCGGTCAGGTAATCGGGTTATCAGGTGTTTTTACAGATTTTTCTGCGCCCGGGCTCTTTGCCTACATTCCTGTTACTCCCGGAAAAATAATGACTCATACCGAAGTGGCTTTTTATATGGCAGAAGCCGCAGCCAGATTCGGAATTGGCGGAAGTCCTGATGTTCTTTATCAAAATGCTGTACAGGCATCTTTTCTCGAATGGGGCTTATCTGCTCAGGATGCACAGACTTATCTTTCAAACACTCCTTATGATGCTGCCAACTGGAAAAAATCTATTGGAGAGCAGGCGTGGGTTGCCATGTATAATCATCCTGTAGTATCCTGGAATTTTTACAGAAGGTTAGATTATCCTATTTTACAAGCTCCACCCACTGCTATTGCCAATGCGGGCGGAAAAGTTCCTGTAAGACTTCAATATCCAACATTAGAGGCAACTACCAATGGCACCAACTATGCTAAAGCTGCAACTGCAATTGGTGGCGATAAACTTACCACCAGAGTTTTTTGGGATGCTCAGTAAAAAGTCAGAAGATGGAGGCTGGAAGTTGATGTTGAACATATGAATGAATGGTTGTATAACAAGGACTAATAATTACTTAAATAATAAGTTTTTCTATTTTTTCATATCTATTATTTTGTAAGTTAAGCCTGTATTTTTACAATGCAGGCTTTTTCTTAGGTGTTTAAAACCATTCATAGACCATAATTCTTCTTTTATAGATGTTTTTTCCCGGTTTACTGCTCATTTATTCATCTTTGAAGTGTAAATAATAAATGATTAAAATTATGAACGTAGAAAGAATTCAAAGACTGATGAGCAGTTTTATACTAATGGTATTGGTGGGAAGCCTGTTTTTAAGCTGTAAAAGCAGTGATGATAATGATGATCTTACACCCACATCAGGTCAGAGTATAGATCCCGTACTGGGAACATTCAAAGGAACTATAAGAATTGCTACTCAAGATTATTATGATGCTATTGTTATCGTTTCGAAAGTAGATGCCTCTCATATTAAGGTTCAGCCCAAATCCGGCGAAGTGTATTCTGTAGCAACGCCTAAAGTCCTGAGTGCTGTAAACCCTGTAGGAGTAGGAGTGGTAGGCAATGATCCTGAAGGAAGTGTTAACTATCTTATCTCAACAAAAGCTTTACAGATCAATACAAAAAAAACAGCTGCTGCTGATGTGGAGTTTTATTATGAAGGCACCAAACAATAATAAGTCTGAGTTTGGGTTAGAGGAACTAAGATTGAAGACGGGAAATTACTTTTAGTTATTAAAGACTACTACCGTCTGTATACAATTAAATTAGCTTAAAAATAGAAAACAGGTATTGTTTATGACCTTCATAACTTAATGCTTCAAATCAATCTAAATCAGAAATTCTTATCCCCAATTAAGGCTGTTAAATAAATATAATTTAGTTGGTTTATTATTCTCATGTTGAATAATGGTTTGGCTTAAGATTATCGCTAATCTTAAGCCATTTTTTATTTAAAAAAGTTTAAGTCCAATAACTCCCATAACAGTAGCTGAGATAGATCGTATGATTAGAAACCTTTAAATTTGAAATAGGATAAAACCCAATAATGCACCTCCTGCAACAATAATTGCACTATTAATTTTCTTAAATTTAAAAACAAAAATACCACTTAGGATTGCTATTACAACGGCTCGCCAATCAGTAATAGCTTCTTTACCCATTACAAAACAAACAGATACTATAATTGCTACGGAAGCTACATTTACAGCATCTAAAAATACAGCTAATGCTTTTGAATTGCGCATTTTTTTAACTAACGGATTTAAAAGTGCTACAAATATAAATGAAGGAAGAAATATTGCTATTGTTGAAACAATTGCACCCGAAAGCCCATTAATCTGATATCCTATAAAAGTAACCGATGAAAAAACAGGTCCGGGGGTGAATTGCCCAATTGCAATTGCATCTATAAGCTTCGTTCTTGAAAGCAAGCCTGTTTGTACTAATTCAGTATCTAAAAATGCAAAAAGTACGTACCCGCTACCATAAAGTATTGCACCAATTTTTAAAAAAGTCAGAAATAATTCAACATCTATAGTATGCCGGAAAGATACCTGTGAAATTTTAATATAAGTAAAAGGTATAAAACTTTGCAAAGTATTAGCACGGCTGTTTTTAAAAAAATATAAAACATAAGCTAAAAAGCCTGCTCCAAACATTAAATATATTTCGCTAATGCCTAATAAAGAAGCGAACAATACCACAATTCCTATTATAAATAAAAATATTGATTTTACCGATTTTTTTGCTAATGGATAAACCGCACCAATAACAACTGCTATAATAGCTGGTTTTATGCCATAAATAAAAGGATGTATCTCAGGAATTTGCCCATAATCATGATATAAAAACGCCAAAATTCCAGTAATAAAAACTGCGGGGAGAATAAAACATAAACCTGCTATTATTAAGCCTTTCCATCCTCCCTTATCGTAGCCGATGTGAATGGCCATTTCTGTACTGTTAGGACCAGGAATAAGATTAGTAGCTCCAATTAAATCCAGAAAATGTTGTTCACTGATCCATTTTTTTTTCACAACAACTTCTTGCTGCATCATAGCAATATGAGCAGCAGGCCCACCAAATGCTGTGATTCCCAATTTCAGGAAAAGTTGGGCCAGTTCTTTCAGACTACAATTGTTCTCCACTGTTTGTTATATTTATCATCCTAATATAAAACATGAATTAGCTCCTTAATTTATATTTTGTTGGGCTTACTTACATATTTGTTGCCCTTTACAAAAAAGCGCCAAGGCAACAATGCATCTTCCTGGGCATAAGCCACTCCTATACGAGGCCCTGTAACAATATCATCAGAAGGATACCGAATCCCATGATCTTCAATCCAGATTTCATTTCCATTCAGGTCTTTTTTGTTAAAGGAACGATCAATTCCCAATGCTTTGGCAGCAGATCCGGGGCCGGAGGAAATCGCTGCTTTGGAAGCCGGCATATTTCTTCTGAGTTCCATAATCTCAGTCCCTATCAATGGCTCAACAGCCCTTATTAGAACGGCATGAGGATCATCCTCCACAGAAGTCACTACATTGAAAAGGTGATGGATTCCATAACATAAATAAACATAGGAAACTCCACCTTGGTTGTACAACGTTTCAGTTCTGTCCGTTCTCCGTCCACCATAGGCATGAGATGCTTTATCTTTCACGCCAAAATAGGCTTCTGTTTCTACAATAATTCCGGCTGTTATTTCGCCGTCAATATCTGTAAAAAGTACTTTTCCAAGAAGATCCTGAGCAAGAAAAAGAACGTCTTGATTGAAATAATAGGAGAGTGGTAGTTTCAACTGAGTGGTTTTAGCAATTCTTTACCCAAAATTAGTGATAATTTGTTAAATGAAAGGCCGGAAGATGGGACTTGGAGGCTGGAAGTTACTATTTGGAATATAACGTCTGAAGAATCTTTTAACTACTTAAAAAACATTTATTAATAGGAGATAGCCACACTACCTGATGTAAAATACATCCAGCTTCCTTACCAAAAAACCTCTTAAATCAATAAGAAGGACAAACGTTCCCATCCGACTCCCAGTACTTCCATCTCCCAGCTTCCCTACTCAAAAAAAAGCCCCACATTCCTGTGAGACTTTCATTGATTATTTATCTTCCTCCCGGAGGACAATGTTCTTTCAAATATTTTGTAAACATGGTAGCCAAATGCAACGATGTTCCTTCGCCTTCACTGATAGAGTGGGTTCTGTTAGGATAAGACATCAGCTGAAACTGCTTGTTATATTTTACCAGTTCATTAATGTACACTTCTGTATTCTGATAATGTACATTGTCATCACCGGTTCCGTGAACCAATAAAAGATTTCCTTTCAGGTTTTTAGCATAAGCCAATGGAGAACCGTTGACAAAATCTTCCCTGTTTTCCTGTGGCAGTCCCATATAACGTTCCTGATAGATATTGTCATAGAATAATTGATTGGCTACCGGAGCAATTGCAATTCCGGTCTGGTAAATATCAGGATATTGTCCTAAAAGATTTAATGTGGAAGAGCCACCACCGCTCCAGCCCCATACGGCTACTCTGGAAGTATCCACATAAGACCATTTTGCAAATAAGGCTTTAGCGCCCATCGCCTGATCGCGGATATTAAGCTGACCTATTTTACGGTAAATAGATTTTCTCCACTCACGGCCTTTAGGAGCAGGGGTTCCGCGATTTTCAAGGGAAACATACAGATAGCCATCCTGAGCCATATCTCCAATATATAAACCATTTTTTCCTGCGTTAAAATTATCCGTTACCGTCTGTGAACCCGGTTCACCATACACCATGAAAACAATCGGGTATTTTTTGTTGGGATCAAAATCTTTAGGTTTTACAACCCATCCGTCTAGTGTAGCTCCATCCTGTGTGGTGATCTGGAAAAACTCTGTTTTAGCTCTTGCAGGATCTGCTTTTGAAGTACTCTTAGCAGCTACAAGTTCTTTATGTTCCGGCAATGATACCACAGCACCTGCTGAACGTGCATTAACACTGCTATTATTAAACATCGCAATTTTCCCGTTAGGAGATATGGTATATTGGTTAGATCCGGTATAAGCTTCAGGAGTGAGTCTTTGGGCTTTTCCGCCTTGCATACTTACTTTGTACAGATATTTTTGAGTAGCATTAGTAGGTGAGGCTAAAAAGTAGATCTGTTTGTTCGGAATATCAAAAAACTCTGGTTTTATAACATCAAAAGCATCTTTTGTAAGCAAAGTTTCTTTACCGTTCATATCTATTTTATAAATATGTCTCCAGCCGTCTTTTTCAGAAAGCCATAAAAACTCTTTACCATTGTTAATCCAGTCCCAGCCGCTTGGGTCATTGTCATTCCAACGGGATTTGATGTCTACCCATGCCGCATCTGTCTCCGTATGAATGGTTTTACTGCTTCCTGACTGAGCATCTGCCACCATAATTTTACTTTGATTCTGTTTTCTGTTTAATTGTTGCAGAATAACGGATTTAGAATCCAGTACCCATTCCATTCTGGGAATATAATGCTGTACTTCATCACCAGCTATATCTGCTTTCTTAGAAGACTTTGAGGCAAGATCATAGAACCAGATGCTGCATCCAGAGGGGTTTTCTCCCACTTTCGGATATTCTACAGGAACGGTAAATGAGTATAAACTGTCTGTATTGTTAATCATCAGAAAGTTTTTGGTATCTCTTGCATCCAGCTTCCAGTAAGCAATTTTATTTCCATCCGGAGACCATCTGAAACCATCCTGAGTCCCGAATTCTTCTTCATAAGCCCAATCGAAAGTCCCGTTAATCATTCGGTCTGTACCATCATTGGTAATTTTCGTAAGCTGATTATTGGAAAGGTCTTCAATATAAATATTATGCTTAGATAC
Proteins encoded in this region:
- a CDS encoding SusD/RagB family nutrient-binding outer membrane lipoprotein, translated to MKNIIISSVLALVLTNCTSDNVNNDPHVAYSMVPEPLLTYAEKELSDYMTTPSVNENNFRLTMQYWQEVTYVSESNYNFTARNVSNNVWTDNYVNVLNNLNKAKELIEQFQPTASEVNAWPAKKQNQLAIIDMLSVYTFQTMVDTFGDVPYSQALNYEKFPLPIYDDDTQIYEKLIIRLKADINNLEEGEGSFGSGDIFYQGDIGKWKKFGNSLLLKLGIALSDVNPSLAQSTINTAIIGGVIINETDNAHFRYQAETPNFNPLFENLANSGRNDFFGGKPFIDFLNITSDPRRAQYFHDVQGQYIGQVIGLSGVFTDFSAPGLFAYIPVTPGKIMTHTEVAFYMAEAAARFGIGGSPDVLYQNAVQASFLEWGLSAQDAQTYLSNTPYDAANWKKSIGEQAWVAMYNHPVVSWNFYRRLDYPILQAPPTAIANAGGKVPVRLQYPTLEATTNGTNYAKAATAIGGDKLTTRVFWDAQ
- the chrA gene encoding chromate efflux transporter; this encodes MENNCSLKELAQLFLKLGITAFGGPAAHIAMMQQEVVVKKKWISEQHFLDLIGATNLIPGPNSTEMAIHIGYDKGGWKGLIIAGLCFILPAVFITGILAFLYHDYGQIPEIHPFIYGIKPAIIAVVIGAVYPLAKKSVKSIFLFIIGIVVLFASLLGISEIYLMFGAGFLAYVLYFFKNSRANTLQSFIPFTYIKISQVSFRHTIDVELFLTFLKIGAILYGSGYVLFAFLDTELVQTGLLSRTKLIDAIAIGQFTPGPVFSSVTFIGYQINGLSGAIVSTIAIFLPSFIFVALLNPLVKKMRNSKALAVFLDAVNVASVAIIVSVCFVMGKEAITDWRAVVIAILSGIFVFKFKKINSAIIVAGGALLGFILFQI
- a CDS encoding DNA-3-methyladenine glycosylase gives rise to the protein MKLPLSYYFNQDVLFLAQDLLGKVLFTDIDGEITAGIIVETEAYFGVKDKASHAYGGRRTDRTETLYNQGGVSYVYLCYGIHHLFNVVTSVEDDPHAVLIRAVEPLIGTEIMELRRNMPASKAAISSGPGSAAKALGIDRSFNKKDLNGNEIWIEDHGIRYPSDDIVTGPRIGVAYAQEDALLPWRFFVKGNKYVSKPNKI
- a CDS encoding S9 family peptidase translates to MKNIKKITAIALYFLCLSPLAAQKTQWTPDGNAYYSFTKNGVGIIDVLNPGKDQAFLSNNELIPSGSSTALEVQSFQVSPDGKSLLLFTNTQKVWRDNTRGDYWIFDKNTKKLTQLGKDLPTSSLMFAKFSPDGKKVAYVSKHNIYIEDLSNNQLTKITNDGTDRMINGTFDWAYEEEFGTQDGFRWSPDGNKIAYWKLDARDTKNFLMINNTDSLYSFTVPVEYPKVGENPSGCSIWFYDLASKSSKKADIAGDEVQHYIPRMEWVLDSKSVILQQLNRKQNQSKIMVADAQSGSSKTIHTETDAAWVDIKSRWNDNDPSGWDWINNGKEFLWLSEKDGWRHIYKIDMNGKETLLTKDAFDVIKPEFFDIPNKQIYFLASPTNATQKYLYKVSMQGGKAQRLTPEAYTGSNQYTISPNGKIAMFNNSSVNARSAGAVVSLPEHKELVAAKSTSKADPARAKTEFFQITTQDGATLDGWVVKPKDFDPNKKYPIVFMVYGEPGSQTVTDNFNAGKNGLYIGDMAQDGYLYVSLENRGTPAPKGREWRKSIYRKIGQLNIRDQAMGAKALFAKWSYVDTSRVAVWGWSGGGSSTLNLLGQYPDIYQTGIAIAPVANQLFYDNIYQERYMGLPQENREDFVNGSPLAYAKNLKGNLLLVHGTGDDNVHYQNTEVYINELVKYNKQFQLMSYPNRTHSISEGEGTSLHLATMFTKYLKEHCPPGGR